The genomic interval tttttagttggtgtacacggtatGTACACGCGAGGGCATGTGTGTACAGGATACGCTCCCTTCTTTTATACCTCTTTGTTTGTCCAGTCAAAGCTGGTAATGAATTCATCATGGTGTGCAATAGATCTTTTAAAAGCTTTCCACGTGACAAAAGCTGGAAAACATCCAAACAGGTCGTAGATTTCATACATAATAGATCTCATACTTTGAGAAAGGAACGAACTGAGTTTAGCTTTAttctcacaagaaaaaaaagatataacgagataaaaaaaagaaaactctaATCAGCCCTTTTTAGTGACTGCTTAGGTAATTAACCGATCCATTTAGCTGCAATGTCCAGGTGCAGCCCAAACCATGGCCCATAGCCAACCCAGCCTGCTACTCCCCAGGCCGGAAGGGCCCCCCCCAGTAAACATCAGCATGTCCTACGTCTTAGGATGtgttagttcacaccaaaattaaaagtttaattgaaattggaacgacgTAATGGAAGAGTTGGAAATTTATATGgacgtgtttagttcacgttaaaattggaagtttgattaaaattaaaacgatgcgacataaaagttagaagtttatgtgtgcaagaaagttttgatgtgatagaaaagttggaagtttgaagaaaaagttgaaatctaaaccaggcttatgtgtagaaaagttttgatacgatggaaaagttgaaagttcgatgaaaaagttggaaactaaaccaggcctatatgtagaaaagttttgatgtgatagaaaagttgaaagtttaaagaaaaaatttagaactaaactcagccttaTAATCACGTCGGGAATTCAGCCTTATAATCACGTCGGGAATTCGAGCACAAAACTAGTATGAACATATCAGATATTCAAGTTTGCTTGTTTGTAGCATAGGATATAGTTTGagcaaaacaaagaaagaagtGCAATGTTCAGCGGTTGAGTTTTCCTTTTGGCAACGAAACACAAGATGTTCAAAAGAAACCGTCCCAAATttaaaggaaaatgaaaaataatccAAATTAACAGTCACCAAATTTCCCCCGACGTTCCTTCCCTAACAGATCAGCACGTCTCCAAAACTTCAACCTCTGCATCGGAAAATCGGATGCACGCAcgcgcggcacggcgcggcgagattgcagcgacgacgacgttgTTTTGTTCAGATCAGCACGGGCGCGAAGTAGGACTTGACGTCGTCGCTCGCCCACTGCAGCGCGCCCCACCAGTGCTTGTCGCACTCCACCCTCACCTTGCActgcccgctcgccgccggccgcatcgGGATGCGCCTCAGCCGCGGGCAACCCCTCGTCTGCACGCGCCGGAGCTCCGGGAACGCGCACTccccgccgtcgcggcggatGGCCTCCAGCTTGGGCAGACCCAGCAGCGCCAGCAGACGCAGCCGCGGGAACGTCACCAGCTCACCCGCCGCGCTGCCACCGTCCGCGGCGCCGCCCAGCAGCGTCGTCATGCCGTTGCACCCGCTGAGGTTGAGCGACTCCAGGTGCGGGAGGTGCTGCACCCACGTCAGGTGCGCCACGGCGTGGCACGCGCCGATGGCCACCTCCCGGAGGTTGGACGCCGCCCCGTGGGACCACGCCACGGTGCGGAGCTTCGTCAGGAACCCGAACTTGATCACCTCCAGCCTCGGCGCGCGTGCGTCGGCGACGATCTCCTCGACGTCGGAGGAGTAGATGGTCATCTCCCTGATGCTCTCCTGCACGCCGCCAAACTCCGCCGCGTGCTGCGCGGACAGCAGCGGCAGGGACCGCGTGCCGTCCTGCAGCTTGCGGAGGTGGAGCGACCGGGCGCGCACGCCAGGCGCCAGCCTCGCGAGCCTCGCCACGTCCCTGGTGCTGTCCAGCCACAGGCCCAGCGCCGTCAGCTGCGCGCCGCTTCTCTCAAGATCATCAATTACCGGCGCGATGTAGTCGTCCGCGATGGAGACGATGCTCGCGGTGAACAGTTCGAGCACCTGCAGCTTCCCGAGCCGTGAGATCAGCCCGGCCGGTATGGTGATCTGGATGTAGTAGTTGTCGCGCAGGTAGAGGTACTTGAGCTGACTCAGGTTGCTCAGCTCCATCGGCAGCGACAGGATCCTGTTCTTGGAGAGGTTGAGGTACTCCAGGTTGACCAAGCAGCAGATCTCCATCGGGAACGCGTCGACGATGCCGGTCTCCTCCATGTCAAGGTAGGTCAGCCTTGTGAAGTGCTGGATCGCCTGGATCATCCTCTTCGGCAGGGCACGGTTGCACTGGAGCATCAGCGTCTCCGGCTGCGCGTCCGCGAGGGCGCCCCCCGTCTTCGCCGGCACGTCCTCGATGCCGTTGTGCATCAGGGACACCCGCCGCGCGTCGCGCCACAGCGCCTCCTCCCGCGGCGGCTCCCTcagcccggcgccggcgcggaccAGGCACTTGCCAGGCGCGAACCGGAGCGCCGCGTCGCGGACGACGTCGTGGAGCCTGACGTGCGTGTCGGACGGGAACATGTTGTACCGGTGGTTGTCCCCGCGCTCCACCAGCCGCGACGCCTCCAGCACGGAGATCACCGAGTGCGCGAGCCGGTGCgcctcgtcgacgtcggcgagctCCGGGAGCAGGCCGAGCCCTGTCCAGCACTGGACGAGCTCGTCCTTGGAGATGTTGTGATCCTCCGGCCAGAGCGCGCAGGCCAGGAAGCACTCCCTCGCCATGTCGTTCTCCAGATTGTCGTAGCAGAATTTCACTATAGGGTGAGCGATCTTGTCCGGGCCGGGCGCGCTCGAGAGCTTCGTCTTCTTCAGGGCGTCGAGCGCGTCGCCCCACTCCTCCGGTGTGCGCTTGCTCGACATGGCGCGGCCGACGGTGACGAGGGACAAAGGCAAGCCCTTGCACTCTGAAGCAACCTGTTTAGTTGTAGAACGAATTTATTAGCAGTTGTGAATGATGGAACAGATCAAATGTAAATGAAATACATCAACTAAACTTGATGGCACATAAGTACATAACACGTTGATAAGTCGTGCAACAAGCCAGTGCAAAAGGATTGAAGAAACAGAAAGATTATCATGGAAAATAGAGAAACAGAATTGTTCGATTGCCTTTGTGTAAAACGGAACACATTTTAAAATCTTCTGCAAGACCATTCTACAAAGGGTAGTATTGTACCATAACCATTGGGTGATAATAATCTGATAGCATTCATTTGTGATTTGCAATTTGGTAGTGGCTGGAAAGAACAGGAAATCACAGAGATGATCCTGATTTAAAAAGGTAGCTAATGTTTATCGGAAaatccatttattaaaaaatatacaagGAAATTCAGTTAGCGGAGACATGAGAATTTGACCATCTCATTTCTCAATCGAAATAAATCCTTACAGTTAGCATCAAACCTAGACTGAAACTTAAGCATGTACCATTGTATGATCTAACGGATGGAAGATATCTATTTTTTGAAGGAAAACTGAAAATGCTAAACGTAGCGCTTGTTTTGAACCAATCTGATTTCAAACAAAGACAGATCAAGTGATTACCTGTCTTGAAAGTGCAGGAATCCGAGGGTGGCGATGGATCGTCTCCTCGCGAGCGTTGGCCTCGAACAGGTTCCACGCATCCTCCTCGCTCAAGCACTCCATCTTGATCTTCTTGCGGCATCCCATGTCGGCGCACACCGCCTCGCTCCtcgacgccaccaccaccttcctcACCCGGCCGGCCACCATGCCGAGCGGCTGCGGGATGCCGACCCTCTCCAGGTCAAGTCGCTCCCACACGCCGTCGAGGAGCAGCAGGAAGCTCTTGTCCCTGAGGAAGCTCAGGATGCCGGCGGCCTGCGCCTGCTCCGTCGGCGCGTCGCGGAGGCCGAGCACGCCCACGACCTCCCTCTGCAGCTTCGCCACCGTGCAGTCCCTGGAGGCCGCCACGAGCAGGACGTGGTCGAACGGCGCGACGAGGCCGCACGCGTCGCGGACGTGCGTGAGCACCGTGGTCTTGCCCACGCCCCCCGCGCCCCAGACGCCGAGCGCGGCGTCGCAGTCGCCGAGGAAGCGGAGCGCCTCGTTGAGGTAGGGCCTCGTGAGACTGGTCCCCGGCGGGAGCTCCAGCTCCTCCGGctggcggagcagcggcggcggcgcctgcggcGTGGACAGCGCGGCCTCGAGCAGCGCCTCGCCCTGCTCACGGAGCGCGCGGACGGCCTTGAGCTGCTTCTCGGCCGACCCGGCGACGGGTGCCGTGGAGACGAAGTACTGCACGAGGCGGAGCACGTAGAGCTGGCCACCATCGTGCCGCGCCTTGAGCGACGCGACCTCGTCCTGCGCCTCCTGCACGCGCCGCAGCCACGCGCGCGCCAGCTGGTCCGACTCCGGCGGCGCGGGCTCCACCTTGAGCAGCTCGGACCGCAGCTGCAGCAGCGCCTccacggcgtcggcgagctcctTGACGCGCCTGTCGGCGTCGGCCAGCGGCTGCCACCACTTGCCGAAGACGAGCACGAGCAGCGCGCCGCCGAGGGCGAGcgaggcgaggacggcggcgagctgcaTCTCCATGGCGCGCACAACTTGCGCGGGGGGAACCCACGGAGAGGAGCGATAGGCGTGGACGGAAGAGTGGGCGGCGCTTCCGAGGACGGAGAGGCGGGCGGGGGGGCGCGCGCGTTTAagtggaggggggagggggtagTTGGGGTAGTGAGGAGGAGAGCCGAGAGCGCCGAGTGTTAAATGGCGCAATGAAGGCGAGAGCAGAATTAGTTGGACGCCTCATCACTCGCTCGGCCTGTGGGCTGAGAGGAAAGCCTGCGAATCGCCGGAACGGGGTTGGAGAGGACGACAGCATAGGTGGAGAGCCCACGTTGCTGAGGCAACCTGCACCTGCCACATTCAAGGCGCTCACCAATGGATCCATCTCGGAGAAGATAGACTGCAGTTGAGGCGTAGGCTGTTTGGTTAAATGCTTTAACTTACCACAGTACACTTTATACTGTTATACCGTTTTAGCGTTGTGTTTGTTTCATTGTCTTATGGCAATCCATACTTTCTTACCATCTTACCACACACGTCGTAGACTTAATCTTTTACCTAACTTTGCCATAAGTGTGGCTTACAATTTGTAGGCCACAATGGCTGCCTAACATTGTCTAAAGTGAGTTATGTCAATGTTAGTTAAGAACCAAACAGCCCCGTACTCTCTTCGTCCAAAACAAAGACAACCTATGAGGGGATGTGGCATCtcctagtataacgaatctggacactTCGCTCCAGCCCAAGCCTCCGACGACGGGTCTCCGCTTCGCTCCGTCCGAAGTTAGCCTTTATACGTgtgcaaataaatttggatcacaactcaataGTTCGTAACCCTCTGTAGTCCTGGTTGTATCCGAGActaaaaatagctatatttagtCCCAGGTGAAATAATCGGGAATAAAGAtcgttaccaaccgggattaaagatgaaGAGACCAGGTCCCGATtggtagttttttttgtttttttattgtttttaactCCTTGCATATTGATTTAACTCCATTcccaaatcatcaccaaatcgtgaaatccccaaatcatctCCAAACCACATAgcatacatcacaaattctcaaagatggttacatcacaaattctaaaaataacATCACATATTCATGTCACGGTTAAATATATCACAAATTCTCAAGAACAAATTCACCACAAATTGTAAACAAACAAATTCTTCCTCCCAGCCTCCCCAGCCCGGCCACCGCCGACCCCGCCCGGTTGCTGCCCCGTCTCCTCCACgtgcgcccggccgccgcccaaTCTCCTCGTCGTGCGCTCGGCTCGCTCCCAGCCGCTCCCCGCGCTGAGATaaggaaagaaaggaaaaacagGTACAGGAAAGAGAGATAAGGAGATGGAGGAAAAAATATAGAGGAGACATGAGGAGTTTTTGAGGATGGGAGAAGAGGATAAGTCATAGAAATTATATatagtgttttgatttttattttcggttggtaataccaaccggaaTTAAAGTTAGTATCTTTAGTAAAAATCTCGGGCGCCCTGACACAGCCTGACATGGAATCAGcctggactaaagatgatctttggtgccaaccgggactaaagatcacctaGTCCTATTGTGCTtttaaatcgggactaaaaatactttttagtcccggatggATTTTTAAGTAACAGGGACTATTTTTTCAGGCAATAAGGAACCATTTTTGCTGTCCATGTCTCACTTACACGTGAGACAACTGATCCAATGCTTAACATTTGGCAGCGATCACTTttcaaagtgaaaaaaaatgcttcaaGGGGTAGTCTAAGGGCATCAACAATATGAGCCACTTCTTGGGTGTCCTCACTATCTGAGAGATTTTAGGGGTACTCACCTCTACAATGCAGGTCACATCTGGGTAGCCCAATGAGTATCCCAACTCAAAAAAgactctctgtctctctctcctcttcctctctttcctattctacccctctcttctctctctctttctccatcATCCACGCGAGAGCACCGAGAGAAgcccaggccgccgccgctctctccccccctctctctctcccgtggaAGGTGGTGGCAGCGACCCCGGAGGTGGCAGATCCGGCACCGCGCGggtcgcggcggcggacagTGGCGGACGGCGAGCGCatggcggacgaggcggcggacggtggcGAGCGCCGTGCTGATCGCGGCAgtcgaggcggcggacggcgagcacgtgtagcgcccgttccgtcgtggcgcttagcgggaaaactatctcttaaaaaccctaattgagaaatctgtttctttgcttgttgtctagtgtccgtgccatctcagatctcaaatccccgatctatcgtcaagttcaatcccgaatccaaatccttcccgaatcaaatccctccgcaaaagtctattttgcctccctcgggttcgatgggccgaatccctctcggcccatctccccctccctccccggctctctctctctctctatatatctcTCCCCACTCTgccgtgagccgcgccgagccctccctcccgctcTCGCTGCCATTCCCGCTgatgccgcccaaatcgccgcgccgcccgcgcgtgcgcgcgccatggtggccgaccggccagtcgccgccgccgtcagcgcctgccccgcgtctgccgcccgtgtcgccgctccactccaaaccgttccgccgtcatcgccgtcgtcatcaacccggccccgccaccgccgcgcgctggcttccaagggacggaggctgAGCCCCGCCCCCCTCTGCCGCAtcgccccctctccctcctccttttccccaaagtggcaaggaggcaagccccttttcttccttcctttttctctttttcttcctccgtcggcgtcattccccttctccctgtcgccgatttggccgctagccgaagcgccagctcgctggcttgaccgtccaatgtcggttcccctctcTCAAACCGACATTGTCGCCCATATAAACCCAAGTTTCCCCCCTTCCTTTCCTCTCCCATTCGCCCTCGCcccaccgcgccattgccgtccctctgtctttctcgccgaccgccgccgtcgtgtgtgccggaggagccggtgcgcgctaggacgcggaagaggactccgggcgcaccctctccttcctcttccccggcccgaggccggagagatcactcccgtgccgtcggcccatcgtcactgcgccccgtccgcacggtagtgcatctccccgttctccctcctcgatccatctcttccccttagttttcggtagtagcatgtgtagcctcctcgtagctagccggcgccgccctgactcctgccgtcgctcgccgtgtgctcgccaccgtcgccgcccgagctcagaagcgtctctcgtcgccggcctccctcgatgcGTTTCCTCCTAATCCGGCGCAAGGGGTGggttcccgtagccgcgtagatgctctcaccaccgggaatcggcccctcgtgacctcgtcgccgtttccctctcccctcgccgccggctgccgccgctgcaATCCGCCGCTGTCGAGCTTCCTTCGGcgaatccaagccgttggctcgctTCCTCTCGTTCTCCCTCGTCATTCCGGTGTACACCCCGTTGCCCCTTGTCGTCGCACGGCGTCCcggagaaaccgccgccgcccgccgtccattcGTGGCCGgtgccttcgtcttcctctcgacagcccgcgtggctgccacgtaggcgccacgtcggcgtcacctcggccgcgaccggatcggctaacccggccagccgctccctccgtttccccccccccccccggcgcggtccaccgcgagccgtgaggctgcgcgtgggctcgtcgcaccgcgtcctccgcgaaccgcgcgcatgcgccgtgcctcccctccccaaaccctagcatgccccgcgtgcacctcgcccacggtgagccgagccgccgacaagcgggtcccacccgggaccacgcaaggtggacccggcccactggctctctctctccactccccgcccgcgcgcgcgccttgggccgccttcttgggccggccggcccattaagctcggccgagcggcccctttctctcgggccgcgccctagccgcccgagggaagtctaatttccctctctccttcttttcttttcttttctttttcaaaaaggatttaaataaatccttttcctttagaccaaaaatccaataatcttagaaattcaatatcttcccaaccgtaagtccgtttgactccgatcaacttccaaaattcctcaaatctcgagatctatctaatggcacgcttagaggtcaataatagggctttattttcgccgtttgctgagttgtcccgtttcgcgtgtagtttcgcaGCCCGAAGACCCgaagtgcgaggatttcgaggatcaagctcaagatctcgagcgaggcaagccacctttgaacatcttgagcctatatttgaacttaattatgttgcttgaaaaatattatgcattgataggatcgCACTTAATCTGCTTGTCCAATCTGCAAGGCAGATTGGCGGACCTACCTAATTTGTTGCATTTGacccttccattgtaattgtcataccatgttcccttgtacccacctagttgcgcctcggtaatcgtgcactctgcacgggtatcgacggtcgccttcaaacttaaaatctgagaaacatcttgggtaaaacttgggttttacaaaagacttggaaaacccgacacctgggtcggtgcttgcgaactaaatgaatttccaaaatcgtggaccggggaacgtatcgggtgtacggtttcccacTCTTGCACTTacggac from Oryza glaberrima chromosome 3, OglaRS2, whole genome shotgun sequence carries:
- the LOC127768582 gene encoding probable disease resistance protein At1g61300; this encodes MEMQLAAVLASLALGGALLVLVFGKWWQPLADADRRVKELADAVEALLQLRSELLKVEPAPPESDQLARAWLRRVQEAQDEVASLKARHDGGQLYVLRLVQYFVSTAPVAGSAEKQLKAVRALREQGEALLEAALSTPQAPPPLLRQPEELELPPGTSLTRPYLNEALRFLGDCDAALGVWGAGGVGKTTVLTHVRDACGLVAPFDHVLLVAASRDCTVAKLQREVVGVLGLRDAPTEQAQAAGILSFLRDKSFLLLLDGVWERLDLERVGIPQPLGMVAGRVRKVVVASRSEAVCADMGCRKKIKMECLSEEDAWNLFEANAREETIHRHPRIPALSRQVASECKGLPLSLVTVGRAMSSKRTPEEWGDALDALKKTKLSSAPGPDKIAHPIVKFCYDNLENDMARECFLACALWPEDHNISKDELVQCWTGLGLLPELADVDEAHRLAHSVISVLEASRLVERGDNHRYNMFPSDTHVRLHDVVRDAALRFAPGKCLVRAGAGLREPPREEALWRDARRVSLMHNGIEDVPAKTGGALADAQPETLMLQCNRALPKRMIQAIQHFTRLTYLDMEETGIVDAFPMEICCLVNLEYLNLSKNRILSLPMELSNLSQLKYLYLRDNYYIQITIPAGLISRLGKLQVLELFTASIVSIADDYIAPVIDDLERSGAQLTALGLWLDSTRDVARLARLAPGVRARSLHLRKLQDGTRSLPLLSAQHAAEFGGVQESIREMTIYSSDVEEIVADARAPRLEVIKFGFLTKLRTVAWSHGAASNLREVAIGACHAVAHLTWVQHLPHLESLNLSGCNGMTTLLGGAADGGSAAGELVTFPRLRLLALLGLPKLEAIRRDGGECAFPELRRVQTRGCPRLRRIPMRPAASGQCKVRVECDKHWWGALQWASDDVKSYFAPVLI